A genomic stretch from Cloacibacterium caeni includes:
- a CDS encoding MraY family glycosyltransferase has product MMEYLLTAIFLFFLELLYFRIADKFNIIDKPNHRSSHTQITLRGGGIIFPIAFVLYFVVSAAYRKDYFLPEDYWSFGLGLLALSTISFLDDILDLSSKLRLLFHFVAVTLLIYFLGLFTSAPIWFIPLVYIFVIGVLNAYNFMDGINGITGVYSLVMLLTFYYINQYGVAFTDAHFIIYPILASLVFLFFNFRKKAKCFAGDVGSMSIAFWVLALLGLLMVKTEDFTYLLFIAVYGIEVISTILQRIKLKENIFEAHRHHLYQLLVNQMKWSHLLVATLYGGVQLLINACVIKLGLNFWEGTLYLILPTFIIYIYSKYYIYKKTGAY; this is encoded by the coding sequence ATGATGGAATATTTACTGACTGCTATCTTTCTTTTTTTCTTAGAACTGCTTTATTTTAGAATAGCAGATAAATTTAATATTATAGATAAACCCAATCATAGAAGTTCTCATACGCAGATTACACTTCGTGGAGGTGGAATTATTTTTCCCATTGCATTTGTACTGTATTTTGTGGTGAGTGCTGCGTACAGAAAAGATTACTTTTTACCGGAAGATTATTGGAGTTTTGGATTAGGATTATTAGCCTTATCTACCATTAGTTTTCTGGATGATATTTTAGATTTATCGAGCAAATTGAGATTATTATTTCATTTTGTAGCTGTTACCTTGCTAATTTATTTCTTAGGATTATTCACCTCTGCACCCATTTGGTTCATTCCTTTGGTGTATATTTTTGTAATAGGAGTACTGAATGCCTACAATTTTATGGACGGAATCAATGGAATTACAGGCGTGTACAGCTTGGTCATGTTGCTCACGTTTTATTACATCAATCAATATGGGGTAGCGTTCACCGATGCTCATTTTATTATCTACCCGATTTTGGCAAGTTTGGTGTTTTTATTTTTCAATTTTAGAAAAAAAGCCAAATGTTTCGCTGGAGATGTTGGAAGCATGAGCATTGCATTTTGGGTTTTAGCTTTATTAGGATTGTTAATGGTAAAAACCGAAGATTTCACGTATTTATTATTCATCGCAGTGTATGGAATAGAAGTAATTTCAACCATTCTTCAAAGAATAAAATTGAAAGAAAATATTTTTGAAGCACACCGTCATCATTTATATCAGTTGTTGGTTAATCAGATGAAATGGTCACATCTTTTGGTGGCTACATTATATGGAGGGGTTCAGTTATTGATTAACGCTTGTGTAATAAAACTCGGACTCAATTTCTGGGAAGGCACATTGTATTTAATATTGCCTACCTTCATCATCTACATTTACTCCAAATACTATATCTACAAAAAAACAGGAGCTTACTAA
- the rimO gene encoding 30S ribosomal protein S12 methylthiotransferase RimO — translation MRTKSVGKKKINIVTLGCSKNIYDSEVLMGQLKANGKEVVHEQRGDIVVINTCGFIDNAKEESINTILDFVEAKNRGEVEKVFVTGCLSERYKPDLIREIPDVDQYFGTRDLPILLKHLGADYKHELVGERLTTTPKHYAYLKIAEGCDRPCAFCAIPLMRGGNVSTPIENLVIEAQKLAKSGVKELILIAQDLTYYGLDLYKKRALGDLLKELIKVEGIEWIRLHYAFPSGFPEDVLELIKSEPKICNYIDIPLQHINTEILKAMKRGTTYEKTNALLDKFREKVPDMAIRTTLIVGFPGETEEKFQELKDWVRTQRFDRLGCFTYSHEENTSAYVLEDDVPEEVKQARVEEIMELQSQISWEKNQEKIGKTYRCIFDRKEGNYFVGRTEYDSPDVDNTVLVEANDTYISIGEFVNIKITSAEEFDLYGEIAE, via the coding sequence ATGAGAACAAAATCTGTAGGCAAAAAGAAAATTAACATCGTAACCCTAGGCTGTTCAAAAAACATCTACGACTCAGAAGTCTTAATGGGACAGCTCAAAGCAAACGGCAAAGAAGTCGTCCACGAACAACGTGGAGACATCGTAGTGATTAACACATGCGGTTTTATCGATAATGCCAAAGAAGAATCCATCAATACCATCCTAGATTTTGTAGAAGCTAAAAATAGGGGAGAAGTAGAGAAAGTCTTTGTTACGGGTTGTCTTTCAGAAAGATATAAGCCAGATTTAATCAGGGAAATTCCAGATGTAGACCAATATTTTGGAACTCGTGATTTACCAATTTTGCTAAAACATCTTGGTGCAGACTATAAACATGAATTAGTAGGAGAACGTTTAACGACTACTCCAAAACATTATGCCTACCTTAAAATAGCTGAAGGTTGTGATAGACCTTGTGCATTTTGTGCTATTCCGTTGATGAGAGGAGGTAATGTTTCTACTCCAATTGAAAACCTAGTAATAGAAGCACAAAAACTTGCAAAATCTGGGGTGAAAGAACTCATTTTAATTGCTCAAGACCTTACCTATTACGGTTTAGATTTATACAAGAAAAGAGCATTAGGAGATTTGTTAAAGGAATTGATAAAAGTAGAAGGCATAGAATGGATTCGTTTGCATTATGCATTTCCTTCAGGTTTTCCAGAAGATGTATTAGAATTGATTAAATCAGAGCCTAAAATTTGCAATTATATTGATATTCCGCTTCAGCATATCAATACAGAAATTTTAAAGGCCATGAAGCGTGGAACCACTTATGAAAAAACCAATGCTTTATTGGATAAATTCCGTGAAAAAGTTCCAGACATGGCCATTAGAACTACTCTAATCGTTGGTTTCCCTGGTGAAACGGAAGAAAAGTTCCAAGAATTAAAAGATTGGGTTCGTACGCAACGTTTTGATAGACTGGGTTGTTTCACCTATTCTCACGAAGAAAATACAAGTGCTTATGTGTTAGAAGATGATGTTCCAGAAGAGGTGAAACAGGCTAGAGTAGAAGAAATTATGGAATTACAATCTCAGATTTCTTGGGAAAAGAATCAAGAAAAAATCGGGAAGACTTACAGATGTATTTTTGATAGAAAAGAAGGGAATTATTTTGTGGGAAGAACAGAATATGATTCTCCAGATGTAGATAACACGGTTTTAGTGGAAGCAAATGACACTTATATTTCAATTGGTGAGTTCGTTAATATCAAAATAACTTCTGCAGAAGAGTTCGATTTATATGGTGAAATTGCAGAATAA
- a CDS encoding septal ring lytic transglycosylase RlpA family protein: MMKRAILVIIMMISTLGLYSFKYNTNDAKTSFASFYHDKFNGRKTASGEVFDNSKFTAANMRLPFGTQVKITNLRTGKSVVVRINDRGPFHKSRAFDMTKAAFKEIGNHSSGTIPIEYEIVD, translated from the coding sequence ATGATGAAAAGAGCTATTCTCGTAATCATAATGATGATTTCAACACTTGGTTTATATTCTTTCAAATATAATACCAATGATGCTAAAACAAGTTTTGCATCGTTCTACCACGATAAATTTAACGGTAGAAAAACTGCAAGCGGTGAAGTTTTTGATAACTCAAAATTTACTGCTGCGAATATGAGATTACCATTTGGAACACAAGTAAAAATTACTAACTTAAGAACAGGAAAATCTGTTGTAGTTAGAATTAATGACAGAGGTCCATTTCACAAAAGTAGAGCTTTTGATATGACAAAAGCTGCTTTTAAAGAAATTGGTAATCATAGTTCTGGAACTATTCCTATAGAATATGAAATTGTCGATTAA
- a CDS encoding exodeoxyribonuclease III codes for MKIISYNVNGIRAAFTKDFIGWLQVANPDIICIQESKAGNDQIDIESLEKVGYKSYWHSAVRKGYSGVGIASKIEPKHVEYGCGIEHYDNEGRIIRADFEDFSVLSVYVPSASNIERLDFKLQFAEDFLEYIKNLQKEIPNLVICGDFNICHEEIDIHNPKGLKNTSGFLPVEREWMTKFLKECNLVDSFRYLHPDKQEFSWWSYRQNSRAKNLGWRLDYHFITKSFENQLERALILKEAVHSDHCPVFVEIKI; via the coding sequence ATGAAAATCATCTCTTACAACGTCAACGGAATTCGCGCAGCTTTTACCAAAGATTTTATAGGTTGGTTGCAAGTTGCGAATCCTGATATTATCTGCATTCAAGAATCTAAAGCAGGAAATGACCAAATAGACATCGAAAGTCTGGAAAAAGTTGGTTACAAAAGTTATTGGCATTCTGCCGTGAGAAAAGGTTATTCCGGCGTTGGAATTGCGAGTAAAATAGAGCCAAAACACGTAGAATACGGTTGCGGAATTGAGCATTACGATAACGAAGGCAGAATTATAAGAGCAGATTTCGAAGATTTTTCGGTGCTTTCTGTGTATGTTCCGAGTGCTTCTAATATTGAGCGATTGGATTTTAAGCTTCAGTTTGCCGAAGATTTTCTAGAATATATTAAAAATTTACAGAAAGAAATCCCAAATTTGGTGATTTGTGGTGATTTCAACATTTGTCACGAAGAAATAGACATTCACAATCCGAAAGGTTTAAAAAACACTTCAGGATTTTTGCCTGTGGAAAGAGAATGGATGACAAAATTCCTAAAAGAATGTAATTTGGTTGATAGTTTTCGTTATTTGCATCCAGATAAGCAAGAATTTTCTTGGTGGAGTTACAGACAAAATTCTAGAGCGAAAAACTTAGGTTGGAGATTAGACTACCATTTCATTACAAAATCCTTTGAAAACCAATTAGAAAGAGCTTTAATTTTAAAAGAAGCTGTACACAGTGACCATTGTCCAGTTTTCGTTGAAATTAAAATTTAG
- the dusB gene encoding tRNA dihydrouridine synthase DusB, whose product MVKIGNIELPDFPFLLAPMEDVSDPPFRRLCKLHGADLMYSEFISSEGLIRDAMKSRKKLDIFDYERPVGIQIFGGDEEAMSMSAKIVETVNPDIVDINFGCPVKKVVSKGAGAGVLKDVDLMVRLTKAVVNSTHLPVTVKTRLGWDVETINIEEVALRLQDAGIKALTIHARTRSQMYKGEADWEYISKIKQNPNIEIPIFGNGDIDSPEKALEYKQKYACDGMMIGRAAIGYPWIFNEIKHFFETGEKLPEPTIFDRLLAVKQHAEWSAEWKGERLGLIEMRQHYSNYFRGISHFKEFKTKFLQVLSLEEFYQLLEETEAFYKNKIEIL is encoded by the coding sequence ATGGTAAAAATAGGCAACATAGAACTTCCTGATTTTCCGTTTTTATTGGCACCAATGGAAGACGTGAGTGATCCTCCTTTCCGTAGATTGTGCAAATTACACGGCGCAGACTTAATGTATTCAGAATTTATTTCTTCTGAAGGCTTGATTCGTGATGCGATGAAATCTAGAAAAAAACTCGACATTTTTGATTACGAAAGACCTGTTGGAATTCAGATTTTTGGTGGCGACGAAGAAGCAATGTCAATGTCTGCCAAAATTGTAGAAACCGTAAATCCAGATATTGTGGACATTAACTTCGGATGTCCAGTAAAAAAAGTAGTTTCTAAAGGAGCTGGAGCTGGCGTTTTGAAAGATGTAGATTTAATGGTTCGATTGACAAAAGCTGTGGTAAATTCTACACATCTTCCCGTTACGGTGAAAACGAGGTTAGGTTGGGATGTAGAAACTATTAACATAGAAGAAGTAGCACTCAGATTACAAGATGCCGGAATCAAAGCGTTGACCATTCACGCCAGAACCAGAAGTCAAATGTACAAAGGTGAAGCAGATTGGGAATATATTTCTAAAATCAAACAAAATCCTAATATTGAAATTCCGATTTTTGGAAATGGCGACATTGATTCTCCTGAAAAAGCACTTGAATACAAACAAAAATACGCTTGTGATGGAATGATGATTGGTAGAGCTGCGATTGGTTATCCTTGGATTTTTAATGAAATTAAACATTTCTTTGAAACGGGAGAAAAATTACCAGAACCAACGATTTTTGACCGACTTCTTGCCGTAAAACAACACGCAGAATGGAGTGCAGAATGGAAAGGCGAAAGATTAGGATTGATAGAAATGCGACAACATTACAGCAATTATTTCCGTGGAATTTCACATTTTAAAGAGTTTAAAACCAAATTTTTACAGGTTTTAAGTTTGGAAGAATTTTATCAATTGTTAGAAGAAACGGAAGCGTTTTATAAAAATAAAATTGAAATTTTATAA
- a CDS encoding DUF1796 family putative cysteine peptidase encodes MKIKLYKNTYLHVYSRFYTKNEIVSLGSDCHSAYILNSLKLRKKSYPFDWLFSDSRYGIKYVTENIKNNFEFFLTNLTRNERGHIISENYPNTDFFHEKELIESETDRAKMLKRAIRFSKLIKSKKCSFLYVINPEHFKDIKDIYIFCDSIQEFFKVTPNHKIFIFIKCKEYVIDFTLINKLIEECNKINDVKAVKYFLNTQIYGQWGKSNDYFPLLKGLGLGVKKNILPQIYIK; translated from the coding sequence ATGAAAATTAAACTTTATAAAAATACTTACCTTCACGTATATTCTCGTTTTTATACTAAAAATGAAATAGTTTCGTTAGGAAGTGATTGTCATTCAGCTTACATCCTTAATTCTTTAAAGCTGAGAAAAAAGTCATATCCATTTGATTGGTTGTTTTCTGATTCTAGATATGGAATAAAATATGTTACGGAAAATATTAAAAATAATTTTGAATTTTTCTTGACCAATCTAACACGAAATGAGAGAGGACATATTATCTCTGAAAACTATCCTAATACTGATTTTTTTCATGAAAAAGAACTTATAGAGTCTGAAACAGATAGAGCAAAAATGCTGAAGAGGGCTATTCGCTTTTCAAAATTAATAAAAAGTAAAAAATGTTCATTTCTTTATGTAATTAATCCTGAGCATTTTAAAGATATTAAAGATATTTACATATTTTGTGATTCAATACAAGAATTTTTTAAAGTAACCCCAAATCATAAAATTTTTATTTTTATTAAATGTAAAGAATATGTAATTGATTTTACCTTGATTAATAAACTTATAGAAGAATGTAATAAGATTAATGATGTAAAAGCGGTTAAGTATTTTTTAAATACTCAAATTTATGGACAATGGGGCAAGTCTAATGATTATTTTCCACTGCTTAAAGGTCTTGGATTAGGTGTAAAGAAAAATATTTTGCCTCAGATTTATATTAAATGA
- a CDS encoding T9SS type A sorting domain-containing protein — translation MSKIFVFLSQLYKKNIMKKFYSLFFVLITVMLLKAQGNINFDDDTKWIKDPAASSLGTSYGSHGYSDTNFTATGARVIRNTTSAQDGFPGAFGTYSFRLEGTANSSLTMTVGTGGIGTFSFKVRRWDGTPATNFAVEYTADGTTWNNVITINASLTTNSDWKTVSGSIQSTNNNVSVRIKSLGTTERIMVDDFSWTLPSSDPALSVSTSNINFGEVIIPNTSSPSTVTISASNLSVAPTYTITGTDAAMFSATGTLTTSGGSLDVTFAPTSIGAKSATLTITSGSANATVALTGVGVSADNPFSLDETSPVSALVENFETGVVGSTVMPNNWKTASEGAIDKKWSIKTFNSNKYAEMTAFNGTGTYNTWLISPAINLDQINKTSVKFDWNSGYANGAELKVYVLKLNSGVMVKNLVTTINDNVNTAGYGAAYSTETLDLSAYSGVGFLAFEYVGDSAIPATTTYQLDNINITSFLGVKDVIKSKNVFLKNTIVNDALSFETKGNATVKLYNSNGQLVKSFNINPNNKTINVSSLQKGVYIVSSELNGETVSQKIVKQ, via the coding sequence TTGAGCAAAATCTTTGTATTTTTGAGTCAATTATATAAAAAAAATATTATGAAAAAATTTTATTCTTTATTCTTCGTTTTAATAACAGTAATGCTATTAAAGGCACAGGGCAATATTAATTTTGATGATGATACAAAGTGGATCAAGGATCCTGCCGCATCAAGCCTTGGAACAAGTTATGGGAGTCATGGCTATTCTGATACCAACTTTACAGCTACAGGAGCTAGAGTTATAAGAAATACAACTAGTGCACAAGATGGTTTTCCAGGTGCTTTTGGAACATATTCTTTTAGATTAGAAGGTACAGCTAATTCTTCTTTAACTATGACAGTAGGAACTGGAGGTATAGGTACATTTTCTTTTAAAGTTAGAAGATGGGATGGAACTCCTGCAACTAATTTTGCAGTAGAATATACTGCAGATGGTACAACATGGAACAATGTAATAACTATAAATGCTTCATTAACAACCAATTCTGATTGGAAAACTGTGAGTGGATCGATTCAAAGTACAAATAATAATGTTTCAGTAAGAATAAAATCACTAGGTACAACTGAAAGAATAATGGTAGATGATTTTTCTTGGACTCTACCTAGTTCAGATCCAGCATTGTCAGTTTCAACTTCAAATATTAATTTTGGTGAAGTTATTATTCCAAATACATCTTCACCTTCTACAGTTACTATTTCAGCTTCTAATTTAAGCGTTGCCCCAACTTATACTATAACTGGTACAGATGCAGCAATGTTCTCTGCAACGGGTACACTTACAACTTCGGGAGGATCTCTTGATGTTACTTTTGCTCCAACTTCTATTGGTGCTAAATCTGCAACATTAACAATTACTAGTGGTTCAGCAAATGCAACCGTTGCACTAACAGGAGTTGGTGTATCTGCCGATAATCCTTTTTCTTTGGATGAAACTTCTCCAGTTTCTGCTTTAGTAGAAAATTTTGAAACAGGAGTAGTAGGTTCTACAGTAATGCCTAATAATTGGAAAACAGCAAGTGAAGGTGCTATTGATAAGAAATGGTCTATTAAAACTTTCAATAGTAATAAATATGCTGAAATGACTGCATTTAATGGAACGGGTACTTATAATACATGGTTAATTTCACCTGCGATTAATTTAGACCAAATTAACAAGACTAGTGTTAAATTTGATTGGAACTCTGGATATGCTAATGGAGCAGAACTAAAAGTTTATGTCTTAAAACTAAATAGTGGTGTAATGGTTAAAAATTTAGTGACTACTATTAATGATAATGTTAATACTGCAGGTTATGGAGCTGCATATTCTACAGAAACTTTAGATTTATCTGCATACTCAGGAGTAGGTTTCTTAGCTTTTGAATATGTTGGAGATTCAGCAATTCCTGCAACCACAACTTACCAACTTGATAATATAAATATTACTAGCTTTTTAGGAGTGAAAGATGTTATAAAGTCTAAAAATGTATTTTTGAAAAATACAATTGTTAATGATGCTCTTTCTTTCGAAACTAAAGGAAATGCAACAGTTAAATTATATAATTCAAATGGACAGTTGGTTAAATCATTTAACATCAATCCAAATAACAAAACAATTAACGTTTCTTCTTTACAGAAAGGTGTTTATATTGTTTCATCTGAATTAAACGGTGAAACTGTTTCTCAGAAAATCGTAAAACAATAA
- a CDS encoding aminopeptidase: MKKKTIILLCLLLNLFAFSQKDSIIIDAKISAGTLSVREKIYYQNTSEIELTHLKLQNFTAAYKSRNTPLVRRKLEDRKKDLYYAKPNERGRLVYLMIDKKPYEGVLDDENLFIKLPKPLAPNAFTELSLEYSVILPSAQFTGYGIRENNTLLKYFFLAPDSFDRDNFLEKYYKDLEESVNVNTFYRVKFENSAQNISSNLTEVAPNIFEGKLNKDVEFLIADQENYQLETIVDGQKHLVELGYPVTEKEKELIAFYLPLHLHFIKEKTGFLPEKIFISEKFKSKNDFFGNDDIKFWKFKFQMFTDAEKIDMDYFSIVSQQVAEQFFVSDKEKNHWITNGLKTYLEIQYLKKNYPDHKILGALSDYKILGVKPLKLSFASRLKLIERYGLAYQYITAQNLDQKIDEKFSDLSNFNEMAISQFETGSLFTLIAEKMGTSYFENFLKGYIAKNHTSELDKREFLDQLTVASGYSSEFLEKYVKRKQRINFKLDDFERKENVININVSKNTAQNIPFKLETFHEDGSKKTFWYDTNYQDSSCGYVIPDNEAVKIVINDLYAFPENNFRDNYLYTKGIKDNAKKLRFKLIPDNPNAEINEVYLTPGIGWNNYDKFLLGIRFKNKSLIDKRFQYLISPFFSTGSKDINGSMNAVYKIQPAESFYRTLTLGVATAKYNYDFGLSYKKISFSGNMSFNKNPRSEISRILSASYNFFERDLSPKMIAENDYAKYNIWNLGFVYSDNNVIREKYIFGNFQYMEDYAKLTAESYYRLEYAKNKKLSLRLYGGYFLRNHTRNNNFDIGISKVSNYAFSYNLLAQSAISGILSQQFIMAEGGFKSYINGTVDQWLITHNVEANVWKMIDVYADFGVYKNREHSPKFIWDSGIKFKVIPDFIEVYFPMQSSLGFEPKFKDYGNRIRFTFNLNVGALIGYFRRGWY, from the coding sequence ATGAAGAAGAAGACCATCATTTTACTGTGTTTACTGCTTAATCTTTTTGCTTTTTCGCAGAAAGACTCCATCATTATTGATGCAAAAATTTCAGCAGGAACGCTTTCTGTAAGAGAAAAAATCTATTATCAGAACACCTCCGAAATTGAACTCACACATCTTAAACTTCAAAATTTCACGGCTGCTTATAAAAGCAGAAATACGCCTCTTGTAAGAAGAAAATTAGAAGACCGAAAAAAGGATTTATATTACGCAAAACCCAATGAAAGAGGCAGATTGGTTTATCTGATGATAGACAAAAAACCGTATGAAGGTGTTTTAGATGATGAAAATCTTTTTATAAAACTCCCAAAACCTTTAGCTCCCAATGCTTTTACTGAACTTTCGTTAGAATATTCTGTGATTTTGCCGAGTGCTCAGTTTACAGGGTATGGAATTAGGGAAAATAATACTTTGCTCAAATATTTTTTCTTGGCTCCAGACAGTTTTGACCGAGATAATTTCCTTGAAAAATATTACAAAGATTTAGAAGAAAGCGTAAATGTAAATACTTTTTACCGAGTAAAATTTGAAAATTCCGCTCAAAACATCAGCAGTAATTTAACTGAAGTTGCTCCCAATATTTTTGAAGGAAAACTGAATAAAGATGTAGAATTTCTGATTGCTGACCAAGAAAATTATCAGCTAGAAACCATCGTTGACGGACAAAAACATTTGGTAGAATTGGGTTATCCTGTCACCGAAAAAGAAAAGGAACTGATAGCGTTTTATCTACCACTTCATCTTCATTTCATCAAAGAAAAAACAGGATTTTTGCCAGAAAAAATCTTCATCAGCGAAAAATTTAAGTCCAAAAATGATTTCTTCGGGAATGATGACATTAAATTTTGGAAATTTAAGTTCCAAATGTTTACCGATGCCGAAAAAATAGACATGGATTATTTTAGCATTGTTTCTCAGCAAGTTGCAGAGCAATTCTTCGTTTCTGATAAAGAAAAAAATCACTGGATTACCAATGGACTTAAAACGTATTTAGAAATTCAGTATTTGAAAAAAAATTATCCTGACCATAAAATATTAGGAGCACTTTCAGATTATAAAATACTGGGAGTGAAACCCTTAAAACTTTCATTTGCTTCTCGATTGAAGTTGATTGAAAGATACGGCCTCGCTTATCAATACATCACGGCGCAAAACCTTGACCAAAAAATAGACGAAAAATTTTCGGATTTAAGTAATTTTAATGAAATGGCGATTAGCCAATTCGAAACAGGAAGCCTTTTTACCTTGATTGCAGAAAAAATGGGCACTTCTTATTTTGAAAATTTCTTGAAAGGTTATATCGCCAAAAATCACACTTCTGAATTAGACAAAAGAGAATTTCTAGACCAACTCACGGTAGCTTCTGGTTACTCTTCTGAATTTTTAGAAAAATACGTCAAAAGAAAACAAAGAATTAATTTTAAACTCGATGATTTCGAGAGAAAAGAAAACGTTATTAACATCAATGTTTCTAAAAATACAGCGCAGAATATTCCTTTTAAATTAGAAACTTTCCATGAAGATGGAAGTAAAAAAACCTTTTGGTATGACACGAATTATCAGGACAGTTCTTGTGGTTATGTGATTCCAGATAATGAAGCGGTAAAAATTGTCATCAATGATTTATATGCTTTCCCAGAAAATAATTTCAGAGACAATTATCTTTACACCAAAGGAATTAAAGACAATGCCAAAAAATTAAGATTTAAACTCATTCCAGACAATCCAAATGCAGAAATTAACGAGGTTTATCTTACTCCGGGAATCGGTTGGAATAATTATGACAAATTTTTACTGGGAATTCGATTTAAAAATAAATCGCTGATTGACAAGAGGTTTCAATATCTTATTTCGCCGTTTTTCAGTACAGGAAGTAAGGATATTAATGGTTCCATGAATGCTGTTTATAAAATTCAACCTGCTGAAAGTTTTTACAGAACACTTACTTTAGGTGTTGCAACTGCCAAATACAATTATGATTTTGGGTTGTCTTACAAAAAAATCAGTTTTTCTGGGAATATGTCTTTTAACAAAAATCCTAGAAGCGAAATTTCTAGAATTTTGTCTGCTTCTTACAATTTCTTCGAAAGAGATTTAAGCCCAAAAATGATTGCAGAAAATGACTACGCTAAATATAACATTTGGAATCTTGGTTTCGTGTATTCAGACAATAACGTGATTAGAGAGAAATATATTTTCGGGAATTTCCAATACATGGAAGATTACGCAAAACTTACTGCAGAAAGCTACTACAGACTAGAATATGCCAAAAATAAAAAACTGAGCTTACGATTGTATGGCGGTTATTTTTTAAGAAATCATACCAGAAATAATAATTTCGATATTGGAATTTCTAAAGTTTCCAACTATGCTTTCTCTTATAATCTATTAGCTCAAAGTGCAATAAGCGGAATCCTTTCTCAGCAGTTTATCATGGCAGAAGGTGGTTTTAAATCTTATATCAACGGAACGGTAGACCAATGGTTAATTACACATAATGTAGAAGCAAACGTTTGGAAGATGATAGACGTTTACGCAGATTTTGGCGTGTACAAAAACCGTGAACATTCTCCAAAGTTTATTTGGGACAGCGGTATTAAATTTAAAGTAATTCCAGATTTTATAGAAGTCTATTTCCCTATGCAATCAAGCCTTGGTTTCGAACCGAAGTTCAAAGATTACGGCAATAGAATACGATTTACCTTTAACTTAAATGTAGGCGCTCTGATTGGCTATTTCAGACGAGGCTGGTACTAA
- a CDS encoding AEC family transporter, whose translation MSNLILLFVCLIIGIVLKKSKIIPENFHTSLNAFVINISLSAFSLYYISKIELNSSVIYPVLVVWIGIFAAILFFAGLGKIFGWKSSLIGALIMCAGFGNTSFVGIPLIQAMYGEEGLKTVMLVDQPGFVALSTVGILVANFYSGSKDSLLKHLSKILKFPPFIAFVIALLLNIFSIEIPKDFDEVLMKLGATTVPLALVSVGSQMQWKKIEKKEGFHLFIGLLFKLVLLPLLILVIYKYIFHQSGDVIDICILEAAMAPMITAAIIASAHDLEPKFCNLMVAVGIPLSILTVGIWHLLLPFL comes from the coding sequence TTGAGCAACTTAATTTTACTTTTTGTTTGTCTGATTATAGGAATTGTTTTAAAAAAATCTAAAATAATTCCCGAGAATTTTCACACCTCATTGAATGCATTTGTGATTAATATTTCGCTTTCTGCATTTTCGCTGTATTATATTTCAAAAATAGAACTCAACAGTTCGGTGATTTATCCCGTTTTAGTGGTTTGGATAGGAATTTTTGCTGCGATATTATTTTTTGCAGGATTAGGAAAAATTTTCGGCTGGAAATCTTCTTTAATTGGTGCTTTAATTATGTGTGCTGGTTTCGGAAATACTTCTTTTGTTGGCATTCCTTTAATTCAAGCGATGTATGGCGAAGAAGGTTTAAAAACCGTGATGTTGGTAGACCAACCCGGATTTGTTGCTCTTTCTACGGTAGGAATTTTAGTCGCCAATTTTTATTCTGGAAGCAAAGATTCTCTACTCAAACATCTTTCTAAAATTTTAAAATTTCCACCATTTATTGCATTTGTAATTGCTTTGTTGCTAAATATTTTCTCCATAGAAATTCCAAAAGATTTTGACGAAGTTTTAATGAAATTGGGCGCAACTACTGTTCCACTCGCTTTGGTTTCTGTGGGAAGTCAAATGCAATGGAAAAAAATTGAGAAAAAAGAAGGATTTCATCTTTTCATCGGTTTACTTTTCAAGCTCGTTCTTTTGCCTTTATTGATTTTGGTGATTTACAAATATATTTTCCATCAAAGTGGAGACGTCATAGACATTTGTATTTTAGAAGCCGCGATGGCACCAATGATTACTGCGGCGATTATTGCTTCGGCTCATGATTTAGAACCTAAATTTTGTAACTTGATGGTTGCGGTAGGAATTCCTCTATCTATCCTTACTGTGGGAATTTGGCATCTACTATTGCCTTTTTTGTAA